The following nucleotide sequence is from Nitrospira sp..
AGTCACGAAACAGGCGATTCCCGAATTGATACCCGCCGTTGCAGCGGACCGTGGTCGACGGAGTGACGGTGTTGGTTTCAAGCGCCGCCGCGGCCATGACCACCTTGAAGGTCGAACCCGGCGGATATTGCCCCTGCGTCGCGCGATTGTTCAACGGACGCCCTTCATTCTGCACGATTTCAACCCACTGTTTGTTGGACAGTTCCTTCGACAGGACATTCGGATCAAACCCCGGCCGGCTCGCCATCGCCAAAATATCGCCGTTCGTAGGATCCAGCGCGACGATGGCACCGGATTCCTCTCCAAGAAGGTCTTCGGCAATTTTTTGCAGGCGGATATCCAGCGTCAGATACAGGTCATCGCCGGCGATCGGTTTCTCCGAAACCACCGCGCGTTTTTCATGGCCCAATGCGTCTACCTCGACACTTTTCTGCCCCGATCGCCCTCGTACCCGGCGATCGAAGGCCTTTTCGACGCCGTATTGCCCAACGATGCTTCCTTGGTGCAGATCCGAGAAGTCCGGCTTCTCAAGCTGATCCGCAGACACTTCTCCGACGTACCCCAGCACATGCGAAGCCACCGCCCCTCCGGGGTAATTCCGCTGGGACTCGACCTGGATCATGACACCGGGTAAATCCAGACGGTGAGATTCGATCAACGTCGCCTCCCTCAGCGTCAATCGATCCTTGATCTTACGAGGTTGCAGCTTCCCCCCCTTGCCGGTCGACAGCTTTTTCTGAATCAGCTCCGAGTCTAAATTCAGGAGGGAGGCTAACTGAGCCACCAACCCTGGACGGTCTTTGACGTCCTCCAACGTGACGTATAACGCAAAGCTCGGCACGTTGTTGGCCAACAGCACGCCGTTACGGTCGAAAATTAATCCGCGGGCCGGTTCCAATACCACCGATCGGGTTCGGTTGTTTTCTGAGAGGTCTCGATAATAGGGCCCCTCGCGGATCTGCAGATGCCAGAGACGGAGGGCGAGCAGGGCCATGACCAGCAACAGCCCCACGCGGAGGATGACCAGCCGACGTTGAAGGTCTAGGAGATCGGAATCGTTGAATCCTATCGATGCCATATCCTCAGTTCACGCCCCGGTAGGCGGTGTTCCGTGATCAGAGCGCTCCATCCGTGACCATGCGATCATCCGACCACTGCTGCCGGAACAGGAGATACAAAAGAACACCGATTCCCGCATCGAACGCGGCCTGCAGCACGATCGTCGACCGCACTCCGATCCAGAGTTCCTCCGGGCTGGAAGGTGCTAGGGAAGAGAGAAACACAGCGCTGGAGAGACAGGAGAGCACCGCCAATCCCACGGCCAAGACCGCAGGAGTCAAATGGGCCATGTGACGCCCGGCCAGACCGGCGAGAAAACCTGCGCCCCCCTTCGTCACGACGTTGACCCAAAGGTCCCCAGCCGAAAACATGTCTTGCGAATAGCCCAAGAGCAACCCGAGCAGCAGCCCGTCAAGCTCTCCACCGAGAAAGCCGACGAGGCAGGCCGCCACCAACCCGAGATCGGGGCGGACGCCGAAGAAGCTCACGTAATGCAGCAGCGTTGCCTGGATCGGCGCAATGACCACCACGAGCCCCGCATACAAGAAAAGCTTCACGACTTTTTGCGGTCTCCTTGAATCTCCTGCAGAAGTTTTTGCGCAGCCTCGGCATTCTCATAAGGTGCGGTAATGATGAGCACCTCTTCCACTTTTGACAGGTCAACCTCGGGCTCCAATTCGGCTGTTTGGAACAGATCTCCTTCCGACTTTTCCACCTGCATCAGCGTCCCAACCATCAACCCTCGTGGAAACACGCCGGTCAGCCCCGACGTCACCACGTGATCACCGGCCTGGACTCTCGACAAGAGCGGAATGTACTTCAGCCGCGCGCGTCCATGGCTGGTCCCTTCGACGATGCCTTCATCGCGTGTCCGCTGCACCAGCCCGGCGACGGCATTGTTGGGATCGGTGACAAGGAGAACGACCGATGACCTCGCGTTGGTCTTGACGATCCGTCCCACGACTCCGGCTGGGGTCACCACCCCCATCTCCGGGCGTATCCCGTCACTCTCTCCCTTGTCGAGAATCATCCCTCGGTACCAGTTGGTCGCATCCCGCCCAATCACTCGGGCGGCTACCGTCTGCGAGGACAATTGCTGTTTGAAGGCCAGTAACGTCTCATACCGTTGGGTAGCCGATAGAGATTCCCGCAATTGAGTGTTCTGCCCCTTGAGTAATTCGACCTCCCGGCGAAGTTGCCGATTTTCCTCACGCATGCCCTGGAGGGCGACATACCCATCCCAGGTTTCGGACAGGCCGTGATCGACGGAAGAGAAAATGGACAAAGGGAAAGTCAATACCTGGCCGAGCGGCCCACCCACGTATTGCAGCACTCGTTGACTTTGGCTAGGAAGGAGAAGCAGCGTCGCGAGCAAGACGGCGAACAAAACGATGGCAAGACGTCTGGTGCCGTATGTTGAGCGTGATAGTGCCATCCCCACTCAGGGTGGAACTCATCGAGCCGTGCTGCACTGCGACATGACCGACACCTTGCGAAGGAGGTCCAACTCGTCCAGAATCTTTCCGACCCCCAACACGACCGACGTCAACGGGTCGTCGACCGTAATGATCGGAAGATTCGTTTCCTCACGGAACCGAGTATCCATCCCTTTCAACAAAGACCCGCCGCCTGTCAGCACAATTCCGCGATCGATGATGTCTCCAGCCAATTCAGGGGGCGTATTTTCCAACGCCACCTTGATGGCATTCACGATCGTTCCGATAGGTTCCTGCAGCGCTTCCCTGACCTCAGCATCGTCCACCACCAAGGTGCGAGGAATGCCAGAGATCAGATCGCGCCCTTTGATCATCATCGTCTTCCGCTCCTCGAAGGGATAGGCCGATCCGATCTCGAACTTGATTCGCTCAGCCATATGTTCGCCGATGAGGAGGTTATATTTCTTCTTGATGTAGTTCATGATGGCATCGTCCATGCGATCACCGGCCACCTTGACCGATTCGCTGTATACGATGCCGCCGAGCGAGATGACGGCAATATCCGTCGTGCCGCCGCCGATATCCACCACCATGTTCCCGGACGGTTCCGTGATCGGTAGACCGGCACCGATGGCAGCCGCCACCGGCTCCTCAATAAGGTAGACCTCCCGCGCACCGGCCAGTTCAGCCGAATCACGCACCGCACGCTGTTCGACTTGCGTAATACGCGAGGGGACCCCGATGATGATCCGGGGTCGCACGAACGCCGTCCGATTGTGCGCCTTCTGAATGAAGTGACTCAGCATGGCCTCCGCCTTCTCGAAATCGGCAATAACGCCTTCCTTCATCGGGCGTACGGCCACAATGTTGCCGGGTGTCCGGCCGAGCATCCGTTTCGCGTCTGTGCCGACCGCCATGACGCGCTCGGTTTTTTTCTCGACAGCCACGACAGAGGGCTCGTTCAGCACGATCCCTTTTCCATGGACATACACGAGGGTTGTCGCCGTCCCCAAGTCGATCGCCAGATCGTTGGAGAACCACCCGAACATGTCGCTCATGAAGCTCACTAGGACTCTCCCTTCAGGCGTTGTACGCAGGTATCCACGTCCCGCATCCCTCAGTCCCAAACTTCCAATTGCCCGCTTTCGAGCACCTGGGTTTTCGCGATCTCGTCGCCCAGTCGCAGTCCCCGCTCGTTGCCGATCACCAGAAGCGCCTCAAGTGTGAGAACCGCTCCCCATCCGATCCAGCCGATATAAGGAATCTCCAGTACCAATTGGGCAAGTCCACAAGGTAGGTTGCGGATGATCGACTCTCGAAATCCGGCCGGATCGCGTGTGCGTGGCACGATGGTCTGCAGCCCGATCAGCCGCTTGCCGACGCTCCGGCCGCCTCCGAATCCATCGGCTAACAACAGATACGCAAGACCAGCAAGAACACCAATGGGCGGGACCAATCGACTCGCCGCAGCGACAATCAAAAAGTCTATTCCCTTGGCAATGACTCGGTTCAGCACCTGGGCCTTCGGATAGATGCCCAGTTCCATCGGGCTGCGCCTGGCTTCCTCCGCCGCCAATGGAGTCTCCCCAATTGATCGTCACTATAACAAATCTGTCCGGCGCGCACAAACAAAGTCGTAATCTGTTCGGCCTTGTCCGCAACAAACGTTCGCCCCTTGCCTTTGTCGTCATCGCCTGAGTAGAATCCGCGAAACCGGGCCGACAAGAGGCAAGATCCAGATGATTAAACTGCTCCGTGAGGCTGCTCACGACTATCCGTGGTTCCTTAAATCCATCATGGGCGTGCTCGCGCTTGCCTTCATCATCACCATGGGGTGGTGGGGATTCGGAGAGCAGGGGGGCAACGTCATCGCCTCCGTCGGAGACCAGACGATCCCGCTGGATGAGTTTCGCCGTGCCTACGAGAATACCTACCGGTTCTACAAGGATAGAGGACAAAACGAGATCAAGGACGAGCAGCTCAAGCAGTTCGTTTTGGATCAACTCATCGAAAACCGCATGTGGCTGCAGGTGGCAAAAGAGATGGGCCTGACGGTCTCCGATGAGGACTTGCGGAAAGCGATCATGCAGCGCACCGAGTTTCAGCGCAACGGGAGTTTCGACCCCGATGCCTATCGCAGGCTGCTGGCCGCAAACCGGTTGACGCCCTCCTCGTTCGAGGCAATGGAAGCCAAGGACATTCTCACGAACAAAGCCCGCCTAGTCATCATGGATGCAGTGGCCCTGACACCCGCCGAGGCCTCGGAAGCGCAAGCCCTGGTGGCGCGAGAAGCCGCCACCGATCCTGCCAAGACCGAGGCCGCCAAGGAACGCATTTTCCAGAGCTTCCTCTTCCAAAAGCAACAGCGCGCCCTGATGGCCTATGCGGAATCGCTTAAGACCAAGGTGCCCATCAAGGTCCACAAAGAGTTGATGTAGTGTCGGCCCATCCCGTCCCGATCAACATCGCATCTCCATAACTATAGAACCGGTACCGTTGCGAGACCGCCTCGGCATAGGCGGCACGCAACCGTTCCACGCCGACGAACGCCGACACCAACATCAACAGCGTGGTGCGAGGCAGATGAAAGTTCGTCACCAGCGCATCGACGACCCGAAATTCGTAGCCGGGCGTGATGAACAATTCGGCCGCCCCTTGAAACGCCTCCAGCCCCCGCTCGCCCAGAGCCGCCGTTTCCAGGGCGCGGACCACCGTGGTACCCACGGCCACCACACGATTCCCCCGTTCGCGCGCGAGCCTGATTTGCTCCACGGTGCGAATCGGCACATCCACCCGCTCAGCGAGCATGCGATGCTCTTCAATGCGCTCGCTCTGGACACCTCGAAAGGTACCAGGCCCGACATGTAGGGTCACCTGCGCCAGTTCGATTCCCTGTCCCCTCAACGTTTGTACCAACTCGCGAGTGAAATGGAGCCCGGCCGTTGGAGCTGCTATTGCCCCTTCATTGCGGGCAAAGACGGTCTGATACCACTGGAGGTCGTCCTGAGTCGGCATACGCTTGATATAAGGCGGCAGCGGCATGGTTCCGATGGCCTGCATAAGGTCGTAAGCACGGGCCCCTTCGTTCAGCCGCAACGTGGTTCTCGCATGGCTCCGTTCCACGATCGTCCCGCAATCACTATTGGAAAACGTGAGTACGGTGCCTGGTTTCCAACGGCCTTTAATCAGAATCTCCCACAGCCCTCCCCCTAGATCCGCCACGAACAGCAGGTCGCAGAACTTGCCGTTCGCACCTGCCCGAACCGGCACTCGTGCCTGCATCACTTTTGTGTCGTTCACTACGAGAAGATCGCCCCGTCGCAGCAACAGCGAAAGATCCGCGACATGTCGGTGCAGACGTGCACCCGTGCTCCGCTCCATCACCAACAACCGCGCTCGATCGCGCGGCGTGACGGGATGGTCGGCGACCAAGGTGGGATCGAAGGGAAAGTCGAACTCGCTCAGCAACATCACGGAGCCGGAAGCGTCGGCGGAGCCAGCACCTGCGTGGATGCGACCTGGTGCAGTTCCGTACCGGGATAATAATACTGCAAGATGCTGTCGTACGAATACCCAAGTTCGGCGAGTTCTTTCGCCCCCCATTGGCAGAGACCCACCGCATGCCCGGCGCCGTAGCCGGTAAAGACCACCTCGGCGCCCATCGACTCGACTTCAAACTGAGTGCTGGGAATGACCGTATAGCCGACCGCCTTGCGCAAATCTTCCCCACGCAGCACTGTCTCTCCATTCGAGTGCAGAATCCTCAAACGAGCCACTCGCCCGGCCCGGCTATACAGAATGGGCGTGATGGTCGCAACCGTGCCGATGGAAAATCCCTGACGACGGAGGCTCTGTTCAAGCTGCTCAACCTTGACGTTGGCTTTCCATTGGTAGTAGGGCGAGTCGAGATCGAAGGGGCACTCCACCCCCTTGAGATAGGGCAAATCCTTGTTAGCCCAGACGTTCACGGCATCTTCGGTCGGCCCGGCAGCCGTCGATGAAAAGGCGGCATAGATAGGTGCCCGTTGGTAGGTGACAACGATGCCTCGAGTGGATTCCACGGCTTCTTCGACACGGCGGTCCACGCCGGAACGCCCACGGTAGACCTGGTCTTGCGTCGTCGCGACGACATCGTACTCCCGTCCGCCGCTCAGCATCTTGTTATAGAGGGCATAGGTTCTGGCCGCGACCGCCTGCACCTTTAACATCTCCGGATGCCAGGCCGAGTTCACCTCGGAAGGCACCACTCCCTTCACATACTCTTCCAAATCGAGCTGGTTGACGACGGACAACAGCCGCCCCTTATGCAGAATGCGCAGGGCTCCGCTGACCGACAGCTCGGCCCCTTGTGCCGAACCGGTGAAGCCGCCGTTTCCGCTCCGCTGCCCTTCTTCCTTACTCATCTTCAACGAGAGCTGGCTCATGACGGGTCGGATAAGAATGTATCCGCCCGACAGGTGGCGCCCGTTGACCTCCAATCCTTCCTTACGCGCCGACACCTGCAGGGGCGGGTGCAGCACTTTCGTGTCTCCGGTTTCGGTGATCACAGCCACATCGCCCTCTGAGCGCACCGTCAAGAGCGCGACATCCTGTCCTACCAGAACACGAATGGATTCGGCGCGGGCGGGATCGGCAGCAGCGACAACCCCGAGCACCAAGGCAGAGCCAGCCAACACACCTGTCATGACGGATCGAATCAGCGCCGAAACAGCCATGAGAGGATGGAAAACAGAAAACTCAACAAGATACTGAGTATGAGACTGGTTGCAAGTGGAATGTAGACGCTGAATTGGTCCCGTTTGAACGAGAGATCACCGGGCAACTTCCCGAACCAACCGAGCAACGAACCGAGGCCCACCCACTTATCCGCAAGGGTGAGCAACACCCCGACGGCTGCCAAGGCCAAGCCCAAGACCACGAACCATCGGCCGACATCGCTCCACATGGACATGGTTCATTGTATCAAACATTCGGCGATCTGAATCGCGTTCAGAGCGGCGCCCTTCCGAAGGTTGTCGCTGACCACCCACAGGTTCAACCCGTTGGTGATCGACTCGTCTTCCCGCACACGGCCGACGTATACCTCATCTTTGCCTGACACGTCGAAGGGCATGGGGTACAACTTCTTCAGCGGATCATCGTACACGATGACACCTGGCATCTCCGCCAAGGCGGCTCGCGCATCGTTCGCTTTGAGCGGCCGCTCCAGTTCGACGTTAATCGCCTCGGAATGACATCGGAGCACCGGCACACGCACGGTGGTCGCCGTCACCCTCAAGGAGGGCAGGTCCAAGATTTTTCTGGTCTCGCGGACGATCTTGACCTCTTCAGAACAGTCGCCCCCCTCACCGAATGAGCCGATTTGAGGCAGCAGGTTGAAGGCGATCTGATAGGGATAGACCTGAACCTTGACGTCTTGAAAGGAGATCAGAGCCTTCGTCTGATCGATCAGTTCGTCCATGGCCGCCGCTCCGGTACCGGAGACGGACTGAAAGGTCGTGACGACCACGCGCTTGAGTCCTGCCGCATCCGCCAACGGCTTGAGCGCCATGACCAGCGGAGTCGTCGTGCAGTTGGGAATCGCAACAATCCCCCGTTTCATGGTACCTAACGCCGCCGCGTTCACCTCGGGCACCACCAAGGGCACATCGGGATCCATGCGGAAGACCCCGCTGTCGTCGATCACCGCAATGCCGGCCGCTCCCAGCCGAACTCCATACTCCCGGCTGATTGCATCGGTTGCAGAGATGAACGCGATGTCCACTCCGTCGAACGACGAAGACTCCGTCAATTCCTCAACCTTGTACTCCTTCTCTTGGCACGTCAGCACTTCCCCCGCCGAGCGCTTCGACGCGAAGAGTCGCAGTCCTTCGATGGGGAACTTGCGTTCTTCCAGGATCTCAAGGCTTTCTTTCCCCACTGCCCCGGTTGCGCCGAGCACGGCCACCGTATAGGCCTTTTTCTTCTTCAACATGATACCGTCCTCACTCGGTTGGGCTCAGGACCCTGATGCGGTGATTGAAGGTGTCCGCAATATATACAGTCCCCCGCTCGTCCACCGCCACTCCGAATGGATAACTCAGACTGCCGGCGAGAGCATCCCCTCCATCACCACCGTACTGTGCGGCCCCGGCTCCAGTCAGACGAATGATGGTCTTAGTCCCAGAGTCCCACCGGCGGATCAAATGGCTGTCGGAGTCCGTAATATACAAAGCGCCATCACGACCGGCGGCAATCCCCGCGGGTCTGGACAGGCTGGCAGAAATCGGCTCATCCGGTCCTTGATATCGATAGATGCCGCCGTCGCCGGCCACGGTTGCAATCCGACCGGTCGAGGGATCGATGGATCGAATGCGGCTATTGAACGTATCAGCCACATACAACATGCCGTCCACGCCCACTGCCAACCCACTCGGCCCGGCCAGACTGGCCTGCACCGCCGCAATCTCGTCTCCATTGTATCCAGCCACGCCGTCGCCGGCGATGGTGCTGATGAAACCGGTCGCCAACTCCACCTTGCGCACTCGATTGTTGCTCTGATCGGCAATGTACAGGGCTCCGCCTTCCACCGCGACGCCGGTCGGCTCATTGAGGGCCGCCTGCACCGCCAGCCCACCGTCCCCCGAAAAGCGAGCCTGTCCGGTACCCGCCACTGTAGCAATGAGACCGCTTGACGCATCAACCTTCCGGACGCGATGGTGCATCGTGTCCGCGATGTATAGATTCCCCACCTCATCCACGGCGACCGCACTGGGAAAATTCAACTTTGCGCACACCGCCGGCCCACCGTCGCCCAACTCTTGCTCGACGGCCAACCGTCCGCCGGTCACATATCGCACGGTCCCGCTGAGATCAGTCACCTGCGTATACGCCTTGGTGGAATCGCCTGAGGGTTCGGCAAACGGGTCGTCGTCTGCGGAGTCCACAAGCTCCTCAGCATGTAGGGACCGGGACACCAAGGCCTTCTCCGACGAAGCACGCCCTGCGACCGTCGTGATGGTTCCCGTAATCCGATCGACTCGACGCACCAGGTGATTTTCGGAATCGGCGATGTAGAGGTTGCCGAAGCGATCGAGACAGAGGCCCTTGGGTTCATTCAACGAAGCCGAGCGGGCCGTCCCTCCGTCCCCGGCATACCCGGGTTCGCCGTTGCCGGCCACCGTCTCAATCGTCAGAGGGTGCACTGCATGAGTCATGGCGGTCTAGGACTCGAGACTACGCACGATGGCATCACCCATCTCGGCAGTGCTCACTAACTTCATGCCGTCCGCATGGATGTCCTTCGTCCGAATTCCCTGATCCAAGGTCTTGACGATCGCCTGCTCGATGGCTTCGGCTTCTTTCTCCAACTGGAACGCATAGGACAGCATCATCGCCGCGGAGGCGATGGTGGCGATCGGATTGGCGATATTTTTCCCGGCAATGTCCGGCGCGCTTCCGTGAATCGGCTCGAAGAGGCCGACCTTCGCCCCCAGACTGGCGGAGGGTAACATACCGATGGAGCCCGTGAGCATCGCCGCTTCGTCACTGAGGATGTCGCCGAAGATGTTATTACACAACAATACGTCGAACTGCTTCGGGTTACGGACGAGCTGCATGGCACAGTTGTCGACATAAATGTGACTCAAGGCCACGTCAGTATAGTCTTTCTGCACCTCGGTCACGACTTTCCGCCAGAGTTCGGAGGACTCGAGCACGTTGGCCTTGTCGACCGATGTCACTTTCTTCCGCCGCTTGCGCGCCGCTTCGAAGGCCACTACCGCGATCCGCCGGATCTCATCCGTCGTATACACCTCGGTGTTGAACCCGCGCTCTCCGCCGTTCGGCAGTTTTTCGATTCCCTTGGGTTTGCCGAAGTAAATGCCGCCCGTCAATTCACGGATCACGAGCATGTCGATCCCCTCGATGACCTCGCGGCGCAACGTGGAGGCATCGGCCAGCATCGGATACAACTTGGCAGGCCGCAAGTTGGCATAGAGTCCCAGTTGCTCGCGGAGCCCCAGAAGGGCCCGTTCCGGACGCAGGCTGTATTCCAAGCCTTCCCATTTCGGTCCACCCACGGCGCCCAACAACACGGCGTCACTTTGCTTGGCCAACGACAAGGTGTCCTGCGGCAACGGAACACCGACCTTATCGATGGCATGGCCACCGACATCCCCGGAGGCAAATTCGAAGTGATGCCCGAATCGTTCCGCCACGGCCTTCAATACCTTGACGGCTTCCGGCACAATCTCCCGGCCGACCCCGTCGCCCGCCAAGACTGCAATTCTCGCTTTCACCTGTATAGCTCCTCTCGACTAATCGACGATCGTCTCACAGTCCGGCGTCCAAGCCGGATCCACGAGACACAAGAATTCAATCGGGCCCGTGCCGGTGTTGACCAGTGACTGGTTTGCCCCAGGCGGCACATAGACCACCGAGCCCGGCTCTACCGCGGTCTGCTCTCCATCGATCTTCATCACCCCACGGCCAGCAATGACGTAATACACCTCCGAAAACTCCAGCCGATGTCGGAGCGACTGCCGCCCAGGATCCAGACACCCGTGGGCCATGCTATAGCCCAGCTTGAGGGGCGCCTTGTTCGGATGCAACAACTCCCGCAGCCGCGTATGGTCGCCAGCCAGGAATTCCGGACATTCTCGAAGATGGGTATGGAACATCTGTCTTCACCGCACCAGAGCAGAGGACTGTACCCCGCAGGTCAGGATCAAATCAAGCCGACCTTCTGCTCCCCTTCAGCCTGCTTCGCGGCCAAATAGGCCAACTTGTTCAGGGCATTGAGATAGGCCCGCGTAGCCGCCGTGATGATATCCGTGTCGGCGCCATGTCCGGACACCGTCCGCCCGTCTTCCTCCAGGCGCACGGAGACCTCTCCCTGTGCGTCGGTTCCGCCAGTGATGGCATTGACGCCAAACATCAGCAGCTTGCTCCTGGTTTGGGTCATGGCTGCAATCGTCCGATAGACGGCATCCACAGGACCGTCACCGGTCCCGCTTTGGGTCACCTGCTTGCCGTCGATCTCCAGTTCGACCGTGGCTTTAGGCACCATATTGGTGCCGCTTTCAACGTGGAACGACTTCAACAGCACACGCTCCGACATCTTGGCCACTTCTTCCGAGACGATCACCTCCAGGTCTTCCTCATAGATCTCTTTCTTCTGATCTGCCAACCGCTTGAAACGCTCGAAGGCATGGTTCATCTCTTCTTCGGTCAGCTTATAGCCCAATTCTTCCAACCGCTGACGGAACGCATGGCGCCCCGACAACTTGCCCATGACCAACTTGTTCTGTTCGAGCCCGATCGATTCCGGACGCATGATCTCGTAGGTGGTTTTATCCTTGAGCAACCCGTCTTGGTGAATGCCCGACGTGTGGGCGAAGGCGTTCGCGCCGACGATAGCCTTGTTCGGCTGAATGACCATGCCGGTAATCTTACTGACGAGGCGGCTGGTCTTCGAAATCTCTTCGGTGACGACCCGCGTATCGGCGCCATACCAATCCTTGCGCGTCCGCAGCCCCATCACGATCTCTTCCAGCGACGTATTGCCCGCCCGTTCGCCGATGCCGTTGATCGTGCATTCCACTTGACCGGCTCCGGCCATCACCGCCGCCAGGCTGTTGGCGACAGCAACTCCCAAGTCGTTATGGCAATGAACCGAGATGACCGCTTGGTGACTGTTCGACACGCGGTCCTTGATCCGTTTGATCAGCGCGCCGAATTCCTGCGGCACCGCATACCCCACGGTGTCGGGAATATTGACCGTCTCGGCCCCCGCAGCGATGACCGCCTCGATGACTTCACAGAGATACGTCGGATCCGATCGGCTGGCGTCCATGGGTGAGAACTCCACGTCCTCGACATAACTCCGAGCCAACTCCACCATTTCCACCGCCCGTTTCTTGGCCTCCTCACGGGTCATGCGAAACTGGTGTTTGAGATGGATATCCGACGTAGACAGGAAGGTGTGGATACGCACTTTCGGCGCCCCCTTCAGCGCCTCGTAGGCCCGGGTAATGTCTTCCGGCCTGGCTCGCGCCAGGCTACAGACCACCGGACCTTCCACTTCCTGGGCAATCCGGCGTACCGCCTCGAAATCTCCGGGTGAACTGTACGCGAATCCCGCCTCGATGATATCCACGCCGAGGCGTGCCAGTTGCTTGGCGATCATGAGTTTCTCCTCGACGTTCATACTCGCCCCCGGCGATTGTTCCCCGTCCCGCAACGTCGTATCGAATATTCTGATCATCCTGGTCATGGCTCACCTCCTCTGTCCTGCAGGTTACTCGAACAGGTTCTCCAACACGGCCTCAGACGGAAAAAACACCGGATCCTGCCAATAAAAAAGCCTCCGCCCCGAGACAGGGACGAAGGCCTTTCGGAACTTCGTGGTACCACCCTGATTCAGCAGTCGATGAAAGCGCGCTTCCATCCGACCGCCCTTGATTCTGTCCGTCACGTGGACGACTCGGAACCCACTACAACCTCTGCAGGTTTCGCAGGTCCAGCTCGGAGGCGAGTTCAGCGAATGACCGGCTGGTTCACACCACCCACCAGCTCTCTCGATTCGGTCACGATCGCCTACTACTCCTCGTCAGTGCTGTTGTCACTCTTTGGAATCCAACACGGGTACATCGGGCTTGGCCCCCTGCTTGCTGGCCCCCTTCATCACCACCGCCCATAAACGCGCGGCTGGCCCAGACAGGGCGTACCCCGCAAAGATGACGAACACCATCACCTGCGGCCAGGCGGCGATCATCATCAACGCCAGGATGCCCCACACCAGGTAGGTGAAGTGGTCGCCGCGCCGGAACTTCAGGTCTTTGAAGCTGCGGTACTTGATCGTGCTCACCATAAGGAAGGCCAGCGCGAACGTGATCACCAGAATCAGGAGCGGCTTGACCTCTGCTCCCATTTGCGTGATGTGGAGATCGAATATGACCAACGAGGCGATCACCCCTGCCGCCGCAGGGATGGCGAGACCAGTAAAATATTTACTGTCGGCCGTGCTCACGGTGGCGTTGAATCGGGCCAATCGTACAGCCCCCATGGCGACGTAAGCGAACATCACCGCGACGCCGAACATCCCCTGCCCGCTGAGCGCATAGGAATAGATCAACACCCCCGGTGCGACTCCAAACGACACCACATCCGACAGCGAATCGTACTCGATGCCGAACTGGCCCGTGCTGTTGGTCAATCGGGCCAATTTGCCGTCCAGCATGTCGAA
It contains:
- the mrdA gene encoding penicillin-binding protein 2, translating into MASIGFNDSDLLDLQRRLVILRVGLLLVMALLALRLWHLQIREGPYYRDLSENNRTRSVVLEPARGLIFDRNGVLLANNVPSFALYVTLEDVKDRPGLVAQLASLLNLDSELIQKKLSTGKGGKLQPRKIKDRLTLREATLIESHRLDLPGVMIQVESQRNYPGGAVASHVLGYVGEVSADQLEKPDFSDLHQGSIVGQYGVEKAFDRRVRGRSGQKSVEVDALGHEKRAVVSEKPIAGDDLYLTLDIRLQKIAEDLLGEESGAIVALDPTNGDILAMASRPGFDPNVLSKELSNKQWVEIVQNEGRPLNNRATQGQYPPGSTFKVVMAAAALETNTVTPSTTVRCNGGYQFGNRLFRDWKAGGHGAVDMNEALIHSCDVYFYTVGQRMGIDTIAEYAKQFGLGQETGVELPSERVGIVPSTAWKQKARNQPWYPGETISAAIGQGYVTVTPLQMASVIGTVANDGVSVRPRLVQAVMNRATGEREEFAPTVRGKVAVKPATLALIKDALADVVAKGTATRAKSPLVTIAGKTGTAQTAALRTGPEKDIPKKLRDHAWFVAFAPVDAPRIAVAVLAEHMGHGGSAAAPLAKDVIEAYVKAYPELLKQSVSGHAPKASTSGAGGRSRT
- the mreC gene encoding rod shape-determining protein MreC; translated protein: MALSRSTYGTRRLAIVLFAVLLATLLLLPSQSQRVLQYVGGPLGQVLTFPLSIFSSVDHGLSETWDGYVALQGMREENRQLRREVELLKGQNTQLRESLSATQRYETLLAFKQQLSSQTVAARVIGRDATNWYRGMILDKGESDGIRPEMGVVTPAGVVGRIVKTNARSSVVLLVTDPNNAVAGLVQRTRDEGIVEGTSHGRARLKYIPLLSRVQAGDHVVTSGLTGVFPRGLMVGTLMQVEKSEGDLFQTAELEPEVDLSKVEEVLIITAPYENAEAAQKLLQEIQGDRKKS
- a CDS encoding rod shape-determining protein, whose product is MFGWFSNDLAIDLGTATTLVYVHGKGIVLNEPSVVAVEKKTERVMAVGTDAKRMLGRTPGNIVAVRPMKEGVIADFEKAEAMLSHFIQKAHNRTAFVRPRIIIGVPSRITQVEQRAVRDSAELAGAREVYLIEEPVAAAIGAGLPITEPSGNMVVDIGGGTTDIAVISLGGIVYSESVKVAGDRMDDAIMNYIKKKYNLLIGEHMAERIKFEIGSAYPFEERKTMMIKGRDLISGIPRTLVVDDAEVREALQEPIGTIVNAIKVALENTPPELAGDIIDRGIVLTGGGSLLKGMDTRFREETNLPIITVDDPLTSVVLGVGKILDELDLLRKVSVMSQCSTAR
- a CDS encoding RDD family protein; amino-acid sequence: MELGIYPKAQVLNRVIAKGIDFLIVAAASRLVPPIGVLAGLAYLLLADGFGGGRSVGKRLIGLQTIVPRTRDPAGFRESIIRNLPCGLAQLVLEIPYIGWIGWGAVLTLEALLVIGNERGLRLGDEIAKTQVLESGQLEVWD
- a CDS encoding SurA N-terminal domain-containing protein, translating into MIKLLREAAHDYPWFLKSIMGVLALAFIITMGWWGFGEQGGNVIASVGDQTIPLDEFRRAYENTYRFYKDRGQNEIKDEQLKQFVLDQLIENRMWLQVAKEMGLTVSDEDLRKAIMQRTEFQRNGSFDPDAYRRLLAANRLTPSSFEAMEAKDILTNKARLVIMDAVALTPAEASEAQALVAREAATDPAKTEAAKERIFQSFLFQKQQRALMAYAESLKTKVPIKVHKELM
- the queA gene encoding tRNA preQ1(34) S-adenosylmethionine ribosyltransferase-isomerase QueA produces the protein MLLSEFDFPFDPTLVADHPVTPRDRARLLVMERSTGARLHRHVADLSLLLRRGDLLVVNDTKVMQARVPVRAGANGKFCDLLFVADLGGGLWEILIKGRWKPGTVLTFSNSDCGTIVERSHARTTLRLNEGARAYDLMQAIGTMPLPPYIKRMPTQDDLQWYQTVFARNEGAIAAPTAGLHFTRELVQTLRGQGIELAQVTLHVGPGTFRGVQSERIEEHRMLAERVDVPIRTVEQIRLARERGNRVVAVGTTVVRALETAALGERGLEAFQGAAELFITPGYEFRVVDALVTNFHLPRTTLLMLVSAFVGVERLRAAYAEAVSQRYRFYSYGDAMLIGTGWADTTSTLCGP